The following are encoded together in the Flavobacterium haoranii genome:
- a CDS encoding 2'-5' RNA ligase family protein encodes MKTYSIVIQPSETIIEEVKQMKELLASKIGWFNSKNSLAHITINEFERNEKELENIKTKLTEITRYFKPQEVQFTNFDTFPNGAFFLAPNEESKQYLKQIMTSIHQKFPYPVKIKSNEPHISIGRRIQPEKIEIAKNLFPVNPNITFNCHKIALRVFNDDRKQFDIIETFPFLAEESQELIQGSLF; translated from the coding sequence ATGAAAACCTACTCTATTGTCATACAACCAAGTGAAACTATAATTGAAGAAGTAAAACAAATGAAAGAATTATTAGCTTCTAAAATTGGTTGGTTTAATAGTAAAAACTCATTAGCTCATATTACAATAAACGAATTTGAACGAAACGAAAAAGAGTTGGAAAACATAAAAACCAAACTAACAGAAATTACTAGATACTTTAAACCACAAGAAGTTCAGTTTACCAATTTTGACACTTTTCCAAATGGTGCTTTCTTTCTAGCTCCTAATGAAGAATCAAAGCAATATTTGAAGCAAATCATGACTTCGATTCATCAAAAATTTCCTTATCCTGTAAAAATTAAAAGTAACGAACCTCATATTTCGATTGGTAGAAGAATTCAGCCTGAAAAAATTGAAATTGCTAAAAATCTATTTCCTGTAAATCCAAATATTACTTTTAATTGTCATAAAATTGCTTTGCGAGTTTTTAACGACGATAGAAAACAATTTGATATTATTGAGACTTTTCCATTTTTAGCTGAAGAATCACAAGAATTAATTCAAGGAAGTCTGTTTTAA
- a CDS encoding TonB-dependent receptor domain-containing protein has product MNKITKLTAFLFLLITSQIFAQYKTDVKKIKITGTILEKGTDLPLEYATIVFEDAKTKQLTGGVTDFDGKFNFEVPSGIYNIRFEFISFKTIELKNQNLKDNKDFGTVYLEADVSQLAGVELVAEKPTVEIKLDKRVYNVSKDMTVKGGTAGDVLNNVPSVTVDTDGTIALRGNENVTILIDGKPSGLAGINVSDVIKMLPADAIEKVEVITNPSARYNSEGSGGIINIVLKKGKTNGLNGSVVLSAGTPETYTGSTSINYKTDNFNVFSNFSYNRRTNKGKSYVNSTYFDSGTENIIDDITGYMNESRNNKDQDKGYNANFGADWYLTPSLTWTNSLTFRENKETDPENVLMDYFDIDRTFLYTRNRFNNQYEKSFVLEYATNFTKKFKKEDHKLTADFSVSTNRRNQNSEITDSVLGSTDAPNYEYTINNNTQDRILAQTDYVLPIGEKGRIEAGYRGSFATTLTDFQIIPNSDYNNLLEYVENINALYFQYGNKYNKFSYFLGLRWEDTDIEINSLNINNYNTKKYNNFFPTATLNYEFDEKSSFTLSYSKRINRPRGRFINPFSSYSSNVNLFQGNPDLDPTYTNVIEIGYLKRWSKLTLNSSIYTNLTDQSFQFIRRETGNFVENVPVIVSTPINLSKEVRTGFEFNVNYSPYKWWRTNTNFNLFSVQTRGDYTYTDYLNNVVTQNFDNDAFGFFARLNNKITLPYKIDWQTNVFYMGPQRNAQGKRLSMTNVSMALSKDIIKDKATISVNADNLFNTAKMRRETYIKDLTMSDAEFQRRTRTILFSFTYRFNRKKESDRNKRDNNDDGDGEFM; this is encoded by the coding sequence ATGAACAAGATCACCAAGCTAACTGCTTTTTTATTTTTACTGATTACAAGTCAAATTTTTGCTCAGTATAAAACTGATGTCAAAAAAATTAAAATTACAGGTACTATCTTAGAAAAAGGTACCGATTTACCTTTAGAATATGCAACAATTGTCTTTGAAGATGCTAAAACCAAACAACTTACAGGAGGTGTTACCGATTTTGATGGGAAATTCAATTTTGAAGTACCAAGCGGTATTTACAACATTCGTTTTGAATTCATTTCATTTAAAACAATTGAACTAAAAAATCAGAATTTAAAAGACAATAAAGATTTTGGAACTGTTTACTTAGAAGCAGATGTTTCTCAGCTTGCTGGTGTTGAATTAGTAGCGGAAAAACCAACAGTAGAAATTAAATTAGACAAGCGTGTTTACAATGTAAGCAAAGATATGACGGTTAAAGGTGGTACTGCTGGTGACGTTTTAAACAACGTACCTTCTGTTACTGTTGATACTGATGGAACAATCGCTTTGAGAGGAAACGAAAATGTTACTATTTTAATTGATGGAAAACCTTCTGGTTTAGCAGGAATTAATGTTAGTGATGTTATAAAAATGCTTCCGGCTGATGCTATTGAAAAAGTAGAAGTTATTACAAATCCATCTGCAAGATATAACTCTGAAGGTAGTGGTGGAATTATCAATATTGTTCTTAAAAAAGGAAAAACTAATGGTTTAAATGGTTCAGTTGTATTATCAGCGGGTACACCAGAAACTTATACAGGAAGCACGAGCATTAATTACAAAACGGACAACTTTAATGTTTTCTCAAATTTTAGTTATAATCGTAGAACCAACAAAGGAAAGTCTTATGTTAACTCAACTTATTTCGATTCAGGTACTGAAAATATTATCGACGATATTACAGGTTATATGAACGAAAGTAGAAACAATAAAGATCAAGATAAAGGCTATAATGCAAATTTTGGTGCCGATTGGTATTTAACACCTTCGTTAACTTGGACCAACTCATTAACTTTTAGAGAAAATAAAGAAACCGATCCTGAAAATGTATTAATGGATTATTTCGATATTGATAGAACATTTCTTTATACAAGAAACCGTTTTAATAATCAATACGAAAAAAGTTTTGTTTTGGAATATGCTACAAATTTTACCAAAAAATTTAAAAAAGAAGATCATAAATTAACAGCAGATTTCTCTGTTTCTACTAATAGAAGAAATCAAAATTCAGAAATTACTGATTCGGTTTTAGGAAGTACAGATGCTCCAAACTATGAATATACTATTAATAATAATACTCAAGATAGAATTTTAGCTCAAACAGATTATGTGTTACCAATTGGTGAAAAAGGTAGAATTGAAGCTGGTTACAGAGGAAGTTTTGCAACAACATTAACGGATTTCCAAATTATACCAAATTCTGATTACAACAACTTATTAGAATATGTAGAAAACATTAATGCTTTATATTTTCAATACGGTAACAAGTATAATAAGTTTTCTTATTTCTTAGGTTTACGATGGGAAGATACTGATATCGAAATTAATTCATTAAATATCAATAATTACAACACAAAAAAATATAATAACTTCTTCCCTACTGCAACTTTAAATTATGAGTTCGACGAAAAAAGTTCGTTCACTTTAAGTTATAGCAAAAGAATTAACAGACCAAGAGGAAGATTTATTAATCCGTTTTCATCTTACAGCAGTAACGTAAATTTATTTCAAGGAAATCCTGATTTAGATCCAACTTATACTAATGTAATTGAAATTGGTTACTTAAAAAGATGGTCAAAATTAACTTTGAATTCTTCTATTTATACAAATCTTACTGATCAATCATTCCAATTTATTAGAAGAGAAACGGGTAACTTTGTTGAAAATGTTCCTGTAATTGTTTCGACACCAATTAACCTTTCAAAAGAAGTAAGAACTGGTTTTGAGTTTAATGTAAATTACTCGCCTTACAAATGGTGGAGAACTAATACCAACTTCAACTTATTTAGTGTTCAAACTCGTGGTGATTATACTTATACTGATTATCTAAACAATGTGGTAACACAAAATTTTGATAATGATGCCTTTGGTTTCTTTGCTCGATTAAACAATAAAATTACGCTTCCTTATAAAATAGATTGGCAAACCAATGTTTTCTATATGGGACCACAAAGAAATGCTCAAGGTAAACGATTATCGATGACCAATGTGAGTATGGCATTAAGTAAAGACATTATAAAAGACAAAGCTACAATTTCAGTAAATGCAGATAATTTATTTAATACCGCAAAAATGAGACGTGAAACGTATATCAAAGATTTAACCATGTCTGATGCTGAATTTCAAAGAAGAACAAGAACAATTTTATTCTCTTTCACTTATAGATTCAATAGAAAAAAAGAATCTGATAGAAATAAAAGAGATAATAACGACGACGGAGACGGAGAGTTTATGTAA
- the arsC gene encoding arsenate reductase (glutaredoxin) (This arsenate reductase requires both glutathione and glutaredoxin to convert arsenate to arsenite, after which the efflux transporter formed by ArsA and ArsB can extrude the arsenite from the cell, providing resistance.): MITIYHNPRCTKSREGLSFVENLNEEIVIRKYLDEPFTKAELKDVLKKLNYKPIDLVRTKEKEWTENYKGKELSDEELIDVLLNHPKLIERPIVVKNNKAVVARPYEKINDILK, encoded by the coding sequence ATGATAACTATTTACCATAATCCGAGATGTACCAAATCAAGAGAAGGTTTAAGCTTTGTTGAAAATTTAAATGAAGAAATTGTGATACGTAAATATCTTGATGAACCTTTTACTAAAGCAGAACTAAAAGATGTTTTAAAAAAACTAAATTATAAACCTATTGACTTAGTAAGAACAAAAGAGAAAGAATGGACCGAAAATTATAAAGGAAAAGAATTAAGTGATGAAGAACTAATTGATGTTTTACTCAATCATCCTAAATTAATTGAAAGACCAATTGTAGTAAAAAACAATAAAGCTGTTGTAGCAAGGCCTTATGAGAAAATTAATGACATATTAAAATAA
- a CDS encoding class I SAM-dependent methyltransferase: MTVEKIDLRQQIFLHLDGLVVAPTAFHLKQNGILDFLLQHQKVNLNELTEQFKANEGYLNVGLRVLASQGFIDYFIDNQNDIVEVSVNSKSEFAFSNFDLYEDVVKMLQETDFFTSVQIDSEHIGRIASLFEKFRNNFGISFSENKEEFQIQKQILKHIEGYLVAPIVVSLGMTGMFHKYFMETSFKAEEFHKEPETFRAILDFFTFLGWFTQKNGFYQFTETGLFFAKRATAYGVTVSYLPMFKNLNQMLFGNASALREIAIHEEEKHVNREMNVWGSGGAHATYFKVIDEIIIELFNQPIDLQPKGILDMGCGNGAFLQHIFEVIERQTLRGKLLDDYPLFLVGADYNQAALKVTRANLIKADIWAKVVWGDIGNPDLLASDLMENYKISLGDLLNVRTFLDHNRIWENPKNMNPSRISSSSGAFAHRGNRISNSLVEENLFEHFKKWSPYVEKFGLLIIELHTISPELTAQNIGKTAATAYDATHGFSDQFIVEIDVLHKIAAEAGLQPDSLYFKKFPNTDYATVSINLLRG, encoded by the coding sequence ATGACTGTTGAGAAAATTGATTTACGCCAACAAATATTTTTGCATTTAGATGGATTAGTAGTTGCTCCAACGGCTTTTCATTTGAAGCAAAATGGAATATTAGATTTTCTCTTACAACACCAAAAAGTAAATTTAAATGAGCTTACTGAGCAATTTAAAGCAAATGAAGGTTATTTAAATGTTGGTTTAAGAGTTTTAGCTTCTCAAGGTTTTATTGATTATTTTATTGATAACCAAAACGATATTGTAGAGGTTTCAGTAAATTCTAAAAGCGAATTTGCCTTTTCCAATTTCGACTTATATGAAGATGTTGTAAAAATGCTTCAGGAGACTGATTTTTTTACTTCAGTTCAAATTGATAGTGAACATATAGGACGAATAGCAAGTTTATTTGAAAAATTTAGAAATAACTTCGGAATTTCCTTTTCAGAAAATAAGGAAGAATTTCAAATTCAAAAGCAAATTTTAAAGCATATTGAAGGTTATTTAGTTGCGCCAATTGTAGTAAGTTTAGGAATGACTGGAATGTTTCATAAATATTTTATGGAAACTTCATTTAAAGCGGAAGAATTTCATAAAGAACCTGAAACTTTTAGAGCGATTCTCGATTTCTTTACCTTTTTAGGGTGGTTTACCCAAAAAAATGGTTTTTATCAGTTTACCGAAACGGGATTGTTTTTTGCAAAAAGAGCCACGGCTTATGGAGTTACTGTTTCCTATTTACCAATGTTTAAAAATCTAAATCAAATGTTGTTTGGCAATGCTTCTGCACTGCGTGAAATAGCTATTCATGAAGAAGAAAAACACGTAAACAGAGAAATGAATGTTTGGGGAAGTGGAGGAGCACACGCTACATATTTCAAAGTGATTGATGAAATCATAATCGAACTATTTAATCAACCCATTGATTTACAACCGAAAGGGATTTTAGATATGGGTTGTGGAAATGGCGCTTTTCTTCAACATATTTTTGAAGTGATTGAACGTCAGACTTTAAGAGGAAAATTACTTGATGATTATCCTTTATTTTTAGTTGGAGCCGATTATAATCAGGCTGCTTTAAAAGTAACACGTGCGAATTTAATTAAGGCCGATATTTGGGCAAAAGTGGTTTGGGGTGATATCGGAAATCCCGATTTATTAGCTTCTGATTTAATGGAAAATTATAAGATTTCATTGGGTGATTTATTAAATGTTCGTACTTTCTTAGATCATAATAGAATTTGGGAAAATCCAAAAAATATGAATCCAAGCAGAATTTCCTCTTCAAGCGGAGCTTTTGCACACAGAGGAAATAGAATTTCGAACAGTTTGGTAGAAGAAAACTTATTTGAACACTTCAAAAAATGGTCGCCTTATGTAGAGAAATTTGGATTACTTATAATTGAATTACATACCATTTCACCAGAATTAACAGCTCAAAACATTGGTAAAACAGCAGCAACAGCTTACGATGCTACACATGGATTCTCAGATCAATTTATAGTAGAAATTGATGTTTTACATAAAATTGCAGCCGAAGCTGGTTTGCAACCAGATAGTTTGTATTTCAAGAAATTCCCAAATACTGATTATGCAACTGTGAGTATAAATTTGTTAAGGGGTTAA
- a CDS encoding SseB family protein, whose product MSTSNPELEFQPNNTKLLSAIKTFQNNQNQETFLAVFNELQGNNAFLLIPTTEPIVGKDRNEEGWSTIEKGTQMSFTSVFEVDGQKILGAFTSQQTLMNWANETKPFASLPARDVLDIAMQNGIEKIVIDSNQDTMFVLGRTIAK is encoded by the coding sequence ATGAGTACATCTAATCCTGAACTAGAGTTTCAACCAAATAATACTAAATTACTTTCTGCAATAAAAACATTTCAAAACAACCAAAATCAAGAAACTTTTTTGGCTGTTTTTAATGAACTACAAGGAAATAATGCTTTTTTGTTAATTCCTACAACTGAACCCATTGTTGGAAAAGATAGGAACGAAGAAGGTTGGTCAACTATTGAAAAAGGAACGCAAATGTCTTTCACTTCTGTTTTTGAAGTTGATGGTCAAAAAATATTAGGTGCTTTCACTTCGCAACAAACATTGATGAATTGGGCAAACGAAACGAAACCTTTTGCTTCACTTCCCGCAAGAGATGTTTTAGATATTGCTATGCAAAACGGAATTGAAAAAATTGTAATCGACAGCAATCAAGATACGATGTTTGTGTTGGGAAGAACTATTGCTAAATAA
- a CDS encoding AMP-binding protein encodes MIPHYKNIHNLFKINGFHPTTETLFQLSYSFIKEGEDFEKQIGNFLLDWLDNKDFIETETSGSTGKPKLIKMQKQAMVNSAIATGNFFDLHPGNKALHCLPTKYIAGKMMLVRAIILGLEIDLVNPAGKMFSKLHTEYDFAAMVPLQVENNLENLQHIKKLIIGGVAPSVELVKRIKKLPSTKIYETYGMTETITHIAAKEIGKSYFKLMEGVSISLNDKDCLVINAPRISEEAIVTNDLVEIKSKNQFKWLGRIDNVINSGGIKIIPEVIEEKLSNKIQEKYFIASKPDNKLGEKVILVVEGNEKSILDTKVFDGLEKHEQPKEVVYVKKFKMTPTDKINRSATLKLI; translated from the coding sequence ATGATTCCGCATTATAAAAACATACATAACTTATTCAAAATTAACGGATTTCATCCTACAACAGAAACTTTATTTCAGCTTTCTTATAGTTTTATAAAAGAAGGTGAAGACTTTGAAAAACAAATTGGAAATTTCCTATTAGATTGGTTGGATAATAAAGATTTTATTGAAACTGAAACGTCTGGAAGTACGGGAAAACCAAAGCTTATAAAAATGCAAAAACAAGCAATGGTAAATTCGGCAATTGCAACAGGTAATTTTTTTGATTTACATCCAGGAAATAAAGCGTTGCATTGTTTACCAACGAAATATATTGCAGGAAAAATGATGTTAGTTCGAGCAATAATTCTAGGATTAGAAATCGATTTGGTTAATCCTGCTGGTAAAATGTTTAGTAAATTACATACCGAATATGATTTTGCTGCCATGGTTCCGTTGCAAGTTGAGAATAATCTTGAAAATTTGCAACACATTAAAAAGTTAATCATTGGTGGTGTTGCACCTTCTGTAGAATTGGTAAAAAGAATAAAAAAACTTCCTTCTACAAAAATCTATGAAACTTACGGAATGACCGAAACCATAACGCATATAGCCGCCAAAGAAATTGGTAAATCGTATTTTAAATTAATGGAAGGTGTTTCAATTTCCTTAAATGATAAAGATTGTTTGGTAATTAACGCACCAAGAATAAGCGAAGAAGCTATTGTAACTAATGATTTGGTTGAAATTAAATCTAAAAATCAATTTAAATGGTTAGGACGAATCGATAATGTGATTAATTCTGGTGGAATTAAAATTATTCCTGAAGTTATAGAAGAAAAATTATCGAATAAGATTCAAGAGAAGTATTTTATTGCTTCAAAACCAGATAATAAATTGGGCGAAAAAGTAATTTTAGTAGTAGAAGGAAATGAAAAATCTATCTTGGATACTAAAGTTTTTGACGGATTAGAAAAGCATGAGCAACCTAAAGAAGTTGTTTACGTTAAAAAGTTTAAAATGACTCCAACTGATAAAATAAATAGAAGCGCTACTTTAAAATTGATTTAA
- a CDS encoding CPBP family intramembrane glutamic endopeptidase — translation MYIEQIKKFKPELFLYFIVPFCFLALMAWNYVASMDMDTNEVIHQSISMLGVNGTFLIMVGPLAIGLFIVLIWTKFIQRIPITALTTSRPKIDWKRVFLSFFLWGTITATMIYISYLTTPENFIWNLKLDKFLIFLIIAIIFIPMQTSFEEYLFRAHMMQGIGLATNSRLIPLLVTSFLFGIMHAANPEVDKVGWVIMIYYIGTGLFLGIITLMDEGLELALGFHAANNLISALLVTADWTAFQTHSIFKDVSEPSAGFEIFTPIFIVFPILFFIFSKIYGWKNWQAKLFGKLTN, via the coding sequence ATGTATATTGAACAAATTAAAAAGTTTAAGCCCGAGTTATTTCTTTATTTTATAGTTCCGTTTTGTTTTTTAGCCTTAATGGCCTGGAATTATGTAGCATCTATGGATATGGATACTAATGAAGTTATTCATCAATCTATTAGTATGTTAGGAGTTAATGGAACATTTTTAATTATGGTTGGTCCACTGGCAATTGGATTATTTATTGTTTTGATTTGGACCAAATTTATTCAGCGAATTCCAATTACAGCACTAACAACATCGAGACCAAAAATTGACTGGAAACGCGTTTTTCTTTCTTTTTTCTTGTGGGGAACTATTACCGCAACCATGATTTATATTTCATATTTAACCACACCTGAGAATTTTATTTGGAATTTAAAGCTCGATAAGTTTTTAATTTTTCTAATAATTGCAATAATATTTATTCCCATGCAAACCAGTTTTGAAGAATATTTATTTAGAGCGCACATGATGCAAGGAATTGGTTTAGCTACAAATTCAAGATTGATTCCGCTTTTAGTAACTTCTTTTTTATTCGGAATAATGCATGCTGCTAATCCTGAAGTAGATAAAGTGGGTTGGGTAATTATGATTTACTATATCGGAACTGGATTATTTTTAGGAATAATAACTTTAATGGATGAAGGTTTGGAATTAGCGCTTGGTTTTCATGCGGCAAATAATTTAATAAGTGCTTTATTAGTAACTGCAGATTGGACAGCTTTTCAAACACATTCTATTTTTAAAGATGTATCCGAACCTTCCGCTGGATTTGAAATTTTTACGCCAATTTTCATAGTGTTTCCGATACTGTTCTTCATTTTTTCAAAAATTTATGGATGGAAAAATTGGCAAGCAAAACTTTTTGGTAAACTAACAAATTAA
- a CDS encoding DUF2225 domain-containing protein yields the protein MFLKDSLFKFKSILAFSFILIVQCVNSQNSKIDSLKIELQNHKAKDTIRVNLLNHLAFHHYRNDPPKAVAYIEESIKLANKLGVKKFTAHSHYIKAIVYTEQANFSIAIPNYDKAIQFYTSLNDLKGIEKCKNALGVLYTYKGDYENALKCYEEAMAIAKKRKDENIVLTYLYNIGVIYSNKGDYDKALVVFNNALEQNKKEKDTLGIINNLNTIAGTYYEQGNYRVSLKYYNESLHIAKSSKDSIGVFQAYINIGNVYRMKSDKNKALHYYNKAQAIKSASYNVRNVTALKNNIAGIYYEENKFDKAIIYYNESIKLSKEIGENLNLSTALNGLGFVYFESKQYSKALTYFEEAKKTNLENDFSYDLLDSYQGLADTYLKLLKYDFALDHAQELLNLSKEANSLRHEMLAYGILSEVYENKGNFKSAFESHEQYKVLSDSLLNEENIKKIAGIEYEYKYKKELDEAALRETKLNKTVETTSKDLEKSQRNLLLGIITFLAVAMVLGSIIFFLKLRNSKAKTQNIITEQKLLRTQMTPHFIFNSLSVLQGMILNKEETKSVSYLSKFSKLLRITLENSRDKTVLLSHELEAVENYLSLQNIENEKITFSLNVDKEIDTKNIKVPPMLIQPFVENAIEHAFKNQKEDCEIEIKLTLVGGKLICEILDNGIGIDSSERNSNKNKKSLATKITSERLQYLSKDFKMDASVTIEDRSKFEEQGTKVTIQIPYKKTA from the coding sequence ATGTTTTTAAAAGACTCTTTATTCAAATTTAAAAGTATTCTAGCTTTCAGTTTTATTTTGATAGTTCAATGTGTAAATTCTCAAAATAGTAAAATTGATAGTCTTAAGATTGAATTACAAAATCATAAAGCAAAAGATACTATTCGAGTTAATCTTTTAAATCATTTAGCTTTTCATCACTACAGAAATGATCCGCCTAAAGCTGTAGCTTACATAGAAGAATCTATAAAACTTGCTAATAAATTAGGTGTTAAAAAATTTACAGCACATAGTCATTATATTAAAGCAATAGTTTATACAGAGCAAGCAAATTTTTCAATTGCTATACCAAATTATGATAAAGCTATTCAATTTTATACTTCTTTAAATGATTTAAAAGGAATAGAAAAATGTAAAAATGCATTAGGTGTTTTGTATACATACAAAGGAGATTACGAAAACGCTTTGAAGTGTTATGAAGAAGCAATGGCAATTGCTAAAAAGCGTAAAGATGAAAATATTGTACTTACTTATTTATATAATATTGGTGTTATTTATTCAAATAAGGGAGATTATGACAAAGCACTAGTAGTTTTTAATAATGCTTTGGAACAAAATAAAAAAGAAAAAGACACATTAGGAATAATTAATAACTTAAATACTATTGCAGGAACATATTACGAACAAGGAAATTATCGAGTTTCTTTAAAGTATTATAACGAAAGTTTACATATAGCAAAAAGTAGTAAAGATTCTATTGGTGTATTTCAAGCTTATATTAATATTGGGAATGTTTACAGGATGAAAAGCGATAAAAATAAAGCATTACATTATTACAATAAAGCTCAAGCAATAAAGAGTGCGAGTTATAATGTTAGAAATGTAACCGCTTTAAAAAACAATATTGCAGGAATTTATTATGAAGAAAACAAATTTGATAAAGCAATTATTTATTATAATGAATCTATTAAATTAAGTAAAGAAATTGGAGAAAATTTAAATTTATCCACTGCTCTTAATGGTTTAGGTTTTGTTTACTTTGAAAGCAAACAATATTCAAAAGCATTAACTTATTTTGAAGAAGCCAAAAAAACTAATTTAGAAAATGATTTTTCGTATGATTTATTAGATTCCTATCAAGGTTTAGCTGATACTTATTTAAAGCTTTTAAAATATGACTTTGCTTTAGATCATGCCCAAGAATTGCTTAATTTATCAAAGGAAGCTAATTCTTTGAGACACGAAATGCTTGCTTATGGTATTTTATCTGAAGTTTATGAAAATAAAGGTAATTTTAAAAGTGCATTTGAAAGTCATGAACAATATAAAGTTTTAAGTGATAGTCTTTTAAACGAAGAAAATATTAAAAAAATTGCAGGAATTGAATACGAGTATAAATATAAAAAAGAACTAGATGAAGCCGCATTAAGAGAAACTAAACTTAACAAAACTGTAGAAACCACTTCAAAAGATTTAGAAAAATCACAACGTAATTTACTATTAGGAATTATTACTTTTTTAGCGGTTGCGATGGTTTTAGGAAGTATAATATTCTTTTTAAAACTTAGAAATTCAAAAGCAAAAACTCAAAATATAATTACAGAGCAGAAGTTATTGCGAACCCAAATGACACCTCATTTTATTTTTAATTCGCTTTCTGTTTTACAAGGTATGATATTAAACAAAGAGGAAACTAAATCGGTTAGTTATTTGTCTAAGTTTTCTAAACTATTACGAATTACTCTTGAAAATTCTCGTGATAAAACGGTTTTATTGTCTCATGAACTAGAAGCTGTTGAAAATTACTTATCACTTCAAAATATAGAAAACGAAAAAATCACATTTAGTTTAAATGTTGATAAAGAAATTGATACTAAAAATATAAAAGTGCCACCAATGCTTATTCAGCCTTTTGTTGAGAATGCAATTGAGCACGCTTTTAAAAATCAAAAAGAAGATTGTGAAATAGAAATTAAGCTTACCTTAGTTGGAGGAAAATTGATATGTGAAATTTTAGATAATGGAATAGGAATTGATTCGAGCGAACGAAATTCGAATAAAAACAAAAAATCCTTAGCAACAAAAATCACATCGGAACGTTTACAATATTTGTCAAAAGATTTTAAAATGGATGCTTCGGTTACTATTGAAGATAGAAGTAAATTTGAGGAACAAGGAACTAAAGTGACTATCCAAATACCTTATAAGAAAACAGCATAA